In one Clostridia bacterium genomic region, the following are encoded:
- a CDS encoding carboxypeptidase regulatory-like domain-containing protein translates to MSRQRNLQWIAFLIIVLLASAPWLSAQSDSATLSGTVLDQTEAIVTNVKVTVMNTATAVRRSAVTDRNGTFAVPLLSPGTYKVIAERDGFAPAEINNIVLNAADQKLLRIRLKVGATTEMVKVEATADMIETSSAVGTVIDRKFVENTPLNGRSFQSLLLMTPGAVMGSDGDGQMSINGQRTNSNAYIIDGVSANVGIQLNRSQRSNGAGGYASIDTTLGGNTPAYNSFGGTNGMLSVDALQEFKVQSSTFSAEYGRQPGGQVQMTSRSGENQFHGTVSEYFRNDVLDARNWFVKDNQKKPALRQNNFGFTVGGPIIKDKTFFFASYEGLRLMLPQNSTKMTVPSTWLRDEAGLTPQVKAILNSFPLPNGPDNLTAQGVPSGSAPFTYTSSSARNMDNVSVRVDHALNSKVTIFGRYNRAPSNSEGWSGNQRGATEMLLNTLTLGTNAVISNNITNEFRANYSHNKATGLSELTNLYNTNPVSRDALLPSFAGDLAQVTVSVLGGSFQIGPNREAVQRQYNFVDNLSVARGHHLMKFGADYRYVFPKTAPRNYGLSLTLGSLANIRSSLASGGITANESVVAVYENFSIYGQDTWRVAPRLTLDYGMRWDYNPAPHGREDKPLYTVSNIDDLPNVALAPAGTELYPSIKTGFGPRIGAAYELNTTRGWETVVRGGYGIYYDLGAGTAGLATEGFPYTRMKPVGATTGTAVPYPFTEAQLQAPPTLSLTPPYKQQMFNAVDPDYHMPRSYQWTLSLQQSLGKDQSLTVSWVGNSGKNLLRRYMYNVGSVNTDFGGTAQSSRLSVTRSNDEKGDTSDYNSMQIQFQRRMSRGLQVMSNYTWSHAIDTGSSDWGMNDEYSSSDPMDTRASSSFDRRHIFNTVVSYEFPKPSFGSSAFAKVGNGLLSGWATDWILKYESGTPMDVTFLVDPSPYLPSGYYMFRADRVEGVPMWVDSPSAASGKVLNAAAFDFPSIVWADATKKTLGDPSKLTHGNVGRNSVRNLGAFQFDFAIRREFTITKRAKLQFKSEFFNILNHPNFAPPSTQLGNVFYGWGFSMKNSTFGQTTSMRGQGNIGGLDSFYQLGGPRSIQFAAKIVF, encoded by the coding sequence ATGAGTCGGCAACGTAACCTGCAATGGATAGCGTTCTTAATTATTGTGCTGTTGGCTTCCGCGCCCTGGTTGAGCGCGCAATCCGATAGCGCAACCTTGAGCGGCACGGTGTTGGATCAAACCGAAGCCATCGTTACAAACGTTAAAGTAACCGTAATGAACACGGCCACCGCGGTGCGACGCAGCGCGGTCACAGACCGCAATGGAACATTTGCTGTTCCGTTGCTCTCACCCGGAACGTACAAGGTAATCGCAGAACGTGATGGTTTTGCACCGGCAGAAATCAACAACATCGTCCTGAATGCGGCAGACCAGAAGCTGTTGCGGATTCGATTGAAGGTCGGCGCGACGACGGAGATGGTCAAGGTCGAAGCGACGGCAGACATGATTGAAACATCGTCGGCCGTTGGCACAGTTATCGATCGCAAGTTTGTAGAAAACACTCCGCTCAACGGACGCAGCTTCCAGTCACTGTTGCTTATGACTCCGGGCGCCGTTATGGGCTCTGACGGCGATGGCCAAATGAGCATTAACGGCCAGCGTACCAATTCCAATGCATACATTATTGATGGCGTGTCGGCGAACGTCGGCATTCAGCTGAACAGGTCCCAGCGCAGTAACGGTGCGGGTGGGTATGCAAGCATCGACACGACGCTCGGCGGCAATACACCAGCCTACAACTCCTTTGGCGGCACCAACGGCATGCTGTCGGTCGACGCCCTTCAGGAGTTCAAGGTTCAAAGCTCAACCTTCTCGGCAGAGTATGGACGCCAGCCAGGCGGTCAGGTCCAGATGACCTCCCGCTCCGGCGAAAACCAGTTCCATGGCACGGTCTCGGAATATTTCCGTAATGATGTGCTGGACGCGAGAAACTGGTTTGTTAAGGACAACCAAAAGAAGCCAGCGCTTCGGCAAAACAATTTTGGGTTTACCGTCGGTGGTCCGATTATTAAGGACAAGACCTTCTTCTTTGCATCCTACGAAGGTCTACGGCTTATGCTTCCGCAAAACAGCACCAAAATGACCGTTCCCAGTACGTGGCTGCGTGACGAAGCTGGCCTCACTCCGCAAGTCAAGGCAATCCTCAACTCTTTCCCGCTCCCGAATGGCCCGGACAATCTCACTGCCCAGGGAGTCCCTTCCGGAAGCGCTCCATTTACCTACACCAGCTCATCCGCGCGCAACATGGATAACGTCAGTGTGCGCGTAGATCATGCGCTGAATTCAAAAGTGACGATCTTTGGACGCTACAATCGCGCCCCTTCCAACAGCGAAGGCTGGAGTGGCAACCAAAGAGGCGCCACGGAAATGCTGCTGAACACCCTTACCCTCGGCACAAACGCCGTTATCAGCAACAACATTACGAACGAGTTCCGTGCCAACTATAGCCATAACAAAGCTACGGGTCTCAGTGAACTCACAAACCTGTACAACACGAACCCCGTGTCTCGGGATGCGCTGCTGCCGTCCTTTGCCGGCGACTTGGCCCAGGTCACGGTCAGCGTGTTAGGCGGGAGCTTCCAAATAGGTCCGAACCGCGAAGCCGTTCAGCGGCAATACAACTTTGTAGACAATCTAAGCGTGGCACGCGGCCACCACTTGATGAAGTTCGGGGCCGACTACCGGTATGTGTTCCCGAAGACCGCACCCCGCAATTACGGGCTTAGTCTCACTCTGGGGAGCCTTGCCAATATACGCAGCTCGCTTGCAAGTGGAGGAATCACTGCGAATGAGAGCGTCGTGGCTGTTTACGAAAACTTCTCTATCTATGGGCAGGATACCTGGCGCGTGGCTCCGCGCTTGACCCTGGACTACGGTATGCGGTGGGATTACAACCCCGCCCCGCATGGCCGCGAAGATAAACCGCTTTACACAGTCTCGAACATTGATGACCTGCCGAACGTTGCATTGGCTCCGGCTGGTACAGAACTGTATCCCTCGATCAAGACCGGTTTCGGCCCACGTATTGGTGCTGCTTACGAGTTGAATACAACCCGGGGCTGGGAAACGGTCGTGCGTGGTGGCTACGGTATCTATTATGACCTCGGCGCCGGCACGGCAGGGTTGGCCACTGAAGGTTTCCCCTACACGCGGATGAAGCCTGTGGGCGCCACTACCGGAACGGCTGTACCGTATCCCTTCACGGAAGCACAACTTCAAGCGCCACCTACGTTGAGCCTAACGCCACCTTATAAACAGCAGATGTTCAACGCAGTGGATCCTGACTATCACATGCCTCGGTCTTACCAGTGGACGCTTTCATTACAGCAGTCGCTCGGCAAGGACCAGTCGTTGACCGTTTCGTGGGTCGGCAACTCCGGAAAGAACCTGCTTCGCAGGTACATGTATAACGTCGGTTCCGTCAACACTGACTTCGGTGGTACAGCGCAATCGTCAAGGCTGAGCGTGACTCGCAGCAATGATGAGAAGGGCGATACCTCCGACTACAACTCGATGCAGATTCAGTTCCAGCGCCGCATGTCGCGTGGCTTGCAGGTAATGAGCAACTACACCTGGTCGCACGCGATTGACACCGGTTCGTCGGATTGGGGCATGAATGACGAATATTCAAGCTCGGATCCAATGGACACGCGTGCGTCGTCGTCCTTCGATCGCCGCCACATCTTCAACACCGTGGTCAGCTACGAATTTCCGAAACCGAGCTTCGGTTCTAGTGCATTCGCCAAGGTTGGCAACGGATTGTTGAGCGGCTGGGCAACCGACTGGATTCTGAAGTACGAGTCGGGAACACCAATGGATGTAACGTTCCTGGTTGACCCCAGTCCATATCTGCCGAGCGGATACTACATGTTCCGAGCAGATAGGGTTGAGGGAGTTCCCATGTGGGTGGATAGTCCGAGCGCAGCATCTGGAAAGGTGTTGAATGCCGCGGCGTTCGACTTCCCATCGATTGTTTGGGCAGACGCAACAAAGAAGACTCTAGGGGATCCTTCCAAACTTACCCATGGCAATGTCGGCCGCAATTCCGTGCGGAATCTGGGCGCATTCCAGTTCGACTTCGCCATCCGTCGTGAATTCACTATAACCAAGCGCGCGAAATTGCAGTTCAAGAGCGAATTCTTCAACATTCTCAACCATCCTAATTTCGCGCCGCCCAGTACTCAGTTGGGCAACGTGTTCTATGGATGGGGCTTCTCGATGAAGAACTCGACCTTCGGCCAAACCACCTCGATGCGTGGACAGGGCAACATTGGCGGGCTGGACTCGTTCTACCAGCTCGGCGGCCCGCGCTCGATTCAGTTTGCCGCCAAAATCGTGTTCTAG
- a CDS encoding sigma-70 family RNA polymerase sigma factor, with the protein MLKSLKRAPRHSRVVGPEPTYADIFLDRYSRLRSWALRLTENEHQAEDVLHDAFIQFTLTRPDLSKIANIDGYLRIILRNVYVSMVRRAACRTTVNASILEYDSAELGLCVLDPVARIEAKQELWLVCGYACERKQDSTAGSVLILRFFHGYYPAEIARVMRVTRQAVANRLLVARSEARLRITHRNIEGTGLQEAQTKTHRPRQEYLAELRQRVFASCQGECIGRSELERAYAQASTQTIECCQIAHIVSCAKCLDEVNRILGLPLLAQRHPSDMLGPDSHDGFDGGAGAADGGGHFGRCAREVYEHRPEELLLSVNGYSVGSQKISSGLMEQTVSVPIAEPVSFIELFSERNVRLMLLNVEDAAIDGAVEQSAAVCLSDNRILTAKLNLSGHWPSVHVSYSDPSIARQASAVEVVEDDTTARQADAVHVEGEVLGSPVPRSNWLTRSCGLLVLPLRALRGLSPWLRPVPVMAVLAVLAALLLILTPSRKEPPAAILARAEAAERTVPAGSADVVHRSIAVEERKPGTEKVIRRRRIEFWQKLGQATGSRRVFDENQKLVAGEWTKPDGTKITYASASATLQDGKSKSGVLSVPMWDLVPAAEVFRKLADGGGKLKAEENDREVVLRYQNARPVQDGPRLVNASLTLRRSGLHAVEQSFVIEQENDSREYRLVETGYTRQPDADTDPSVFEPEPRLFFPAVRLQPALPSPLFAPVTTEQEIEVLRRLDTAQALAGEQLELRRTDGVLTLRGVVESPKRRDSILRALGPFTKSPSLKVRVNTVAELQRRAPVPDQTAKRLFVDSIEVSGDRIPADAAVRAYLARRGITTELDLEVQRFSEQVTGYSMQARMHAQTLREIAGRFTAAEIAAMTEKARAEWLALISQHVNEFLRVNKELRASLQPISPDTITEVPSAVVVDTESDLKTLADGLIRLAKANDDAVGRSFRLSTGSDLEPTVNTPRFWPSMYAAEVTAAAILRHAQQ; encoded by the coding sequence ATGCTGAAGTCTCTAAAACGCGCACCCCGGCATAGTCGTGTGGTCGGCCCGGAGCCGACTTATGCCGATATTTTTCTGGACCGCTACAGCCGGCTACGCAGCTGGGCGCTGCGGCTCACAGAGAATGAGCATCAGGCGGAGGACGTCCTCCACGACGCCTTTATTCAATTCACCCTCACCCGGCCGGACCTGAGCAAAATCGCAAATATCGACGGATATTTGCGAATCATCCTGCGAAATGTCTACGTATCGATGGTGCGCCGCGCTGCATGCCGCACCACCGTGAATGCGTCAATCCTGGAGTACGACTCTGCGGAACTCGGACTTTGCGTGCTCGATCCCGTTGCGCGCATAGAGGCGAAACAGGAACTGTGGCTCGTCTGTGGTTACGCTTGCGAGCGGAAGCAGGATTCAACGGCGGGTAGCGTCCTCATCCTGCGATTTTTCCACGGCTATTATCCGGCTGAGATTGCGCGTGTAATGCGCGTCACGCGCCAGGCGGTTGCAAACAGGCTGCTCGTGGCGCGAAGTGAAGCGCGGCTACGCATAACCCACCGAAACATCGAGGGCACCGGTCTTCAGGAGGCGCAGACCAAGACCCACCGTCCACGGCAGGAATATCTTGCCGAACTTCGTCAGAGGGTCTTTGCATCGTGCCAGGGCGAGTGCATTGGCCGTAGCGAACTGGAGCGCGCATACGCGCAGGCAAGCACGCAGACAATTGAATGCTGCCAGATTGCCCACATTGTGAGTTGTGCGAAGTGCCTGGATGAAGTGAATCGCATCCTTGGCCTTCCGCTTTTGGCGCAGCGTCATCCGTCCGATATGCTCGGCCCTGATTCGCACGACGGGTTCGATGGTGGCGCGGGAGCCGCAGACGGCGGCGGACACTTTGGACGCTGTGCGCGGGAAGTTTATGAGCACCGTCCCGAGGAGCTCCTCCTTTCGGTCAACGGGTACTCGGTGGGATCGCAGAAGATCAGTTCGGGGCTGATGGAGCAGACCGTCAGCGTGCCGATCGCTGAGCCCGTCAGCTTTATCGAGCTCTTCAGTGAGCGCAACGTTCGCCTCATGCTACTGAACGTCGAGGATGCCGCAATTGACGGCGCGGTAGAGCAGTCTGCCGCCGTCTGCCTCAGTGATAACCGGATATTGACGGCGAAGTTGAATCTGAGTGGCCACTGGCCTTCGGTCCACGTCAGCTACAGCGATCCTTCGATTGCCCGTCAGGCAAGTGCGGTTGAGGTCGTTGAAGACGACACGACAGCCCGGCAGGCAGATGCAGTTCACGTCGAAGGCGAAGTACTGGGATCACCGGTCCCTCGCAGTAACTGGTTGACACGGAGCTGCGGGCTGCTTGTTCTGCCGTTGCGAGCGCTTCGGGGACTTTCGCCCTGGCTGCGTCCAGTGCCTGTCATGGCTGTGCTCGCGGTGCTTGCGGCGCTGCTGTTGATTTTGACGCCATCGAGAAAAGAACCGCCGGCGGCAATACTGGCGCGTGCGGAGGCCGCGGAGCGAACTGTTCCTGCTGGGAGCGCGGATGTTGTTCACCGCAGCATCGCGGTCGAAGAACGGAAACCCGGCACGGAGAAGGTAATTCGGCGGCGGCGAATCGAATTCTGGCAAAAACTGGGACAGGCGACGGGTTCGCGACGCGTCTTTGATGAAAACCAGAAACTGGTTGCCGGTGAGTGGACGAAGCCGGACGGCACAAAGATTACATACGCCTCAGCCAGCGCAACCCTGCAGGACGGGAAGTCGAAGAGCGGAGTTCTTTCCGTGCCGATGTGGGACCTTGTGCCTGCCGCAGAGGTCTTCCGTAAGCTGGCCGATGGCGGGGGCAAGCTGAAAGCTGAAGAAAATGACCGCGAAGTCGTCCTTCGCTATCAAAATGCCAGGCCAGTGCAAGATGGTCCGCGGTTGGTGAACGCCAGCCTTACTCTGCGCCGCAGCGGTCTCCATGCGGTCGAGCAAAGTTTTGTAATTGAACAAGAGAACGACAGTAGGGAATACCGCCTGGTCGAAACCGGATACACGCGGCAGCCAGACGCAGACACCGATCCGTCAGTTTTCGAGCCGGAGCCGCGGTTGTTTTTCCCGGCCGTCCGTTTGCAGCCAGCCTTGCCGTCGCCATTGTTCGCTCCCGTAACGACGGAGCAGGAAATCGAAGTGCTGCGCCGCCTGGACACAGCACAGGCGCTTGCCGGCGAACAGCTGGAATTGAGGCGCACCGATGGCGTGCTGACTCTGCGTGGCGTGGTTGAGAGTCCGAAGCGCCGGGACTCGATTCTGCGCGCGCTCGGTCCGTTCACCAAATCTCCTTCGCTGAAGGTGCGAGTGAATACGGTCGCCGAGTTGCAGCGACGCGCCCCAGTCCCAGATCAAACGGCCAAACGGTTGTTTGTGGATTCAATCGAAGTCAGCGGCGATCGCATCCCGGCGGATGCCGCAGTGCGTGCTTACTTGGCCCGCAGAGGCATTACCACAGAGCTCGATTTAGAGGTCCAGCGTTTCTCCGAACAAGTAACGGGCTACTCCATGCAAGCGCGGATGCACGCGCAAACGCTGAGAGAAATTGCCGGGCGCTTCACTGCGGCCGAGATTGCGGCCATGACAGAGAAGGCGCGTGCAGAGTGGCTTGCCCTGATAAGCCAACACGTAAATGAATTCTTGCGGGTGAACAAAGAGCTCCGCGCCAGCCTGCAACCGATCTCCCCCGACACAATCACTGAGGTGCCTTCCGCCGTTGTCGTCGACACCGAAAGTGATCTGAAAACGCTGGCCGATGGCCTCATCCGCTTGGCTAAAGCTAATGATGATGCGGTCGGCCGTTCCTTCCGACTATCAACCGGCAGTGACTTGGAACCGACGGTGAATACACCGCGGTTCTGGCCGTCAATGTACGCGGCGGAGGTCACTGCTGCCGCCATTCTGCGTCATGCGCAGCAATGA
- a CDS encoding cation-translocating P-type ATPase, giving the protein MTVEETQRNVSDVYQRPFEKVVAELRSDAERGLSEGETQARRARYGSNELTAEKPVPAWRKFLAQFQDVLVILLLIATAISGALWLYERESALPYEAITIFAVVLLNAVMGYIQESRAESAVAALRQMAAAHANVVRDGEQREIPATEVVPGDIILVAEGDTIPADARLIQSTALQTAEAALTGESLPASKDVDPIPEQAGIGDRDNMVFSGTTATYGHGRAVVVATGMNTEMGHIAGMLKEVPDETTPLQKELDRVGKLLGVIVVIIAAVMIATIILVEHVTGFSAIFEVLILGVALAVAAVPEGLPAVVTVVLSIGVQRMARRNAIVRHLAAVETLGSANVIASDKTGTLTKNEMTVRVVVTASGRVDIEGTGYAPEGEVTRNGGGAVDGDLRLELDRVLAAADRANNAVLQEHDGRWTVQGDPTEGALVVAARKAGLEAEALAARFERIGEIPFSSERKLMSTIHTDAERKDRVLVFTKGAPDILLSRCSQELAGEHLRPLNDERRKEILSINEELAGRALRTLGVAFRPMPADTEAEQLDSRVERDLVFAGLIGMIDPPREEAKDAVARAKGAGIRPMMITGDHPKTAQVIARELGIVRDDRAVTGAALETMSDDSLARTVKHTAVYARVNPEHKLRIVKALRAGAAVVAMTGDGVNDAPALKTADIGVAMGITGTDVSKEAADMILADDNFATIVAAVEAGRSIFLNIRKFLRYLLSSNIGEVMTMFFGVILAKFIGLRADENAVVLPLLATQLLWINLVTDGAPALALGVDPADPEVMNRPPRPVEERVITKPMWRGIFFVGAVMAAGTLLILDASLPGGLIEGSGTMNYAQTMAFTTLMIFQLFNVFNARSDKESAFRGIFRNHWVWLAIALSLTLQVAVVYVPFLQRAFSTSSLNLGDWVRCAMVASSVLWLREISKAVTRAMNKRAA; this is encoded by the coding sequence ATGACAGTCGAAGAAACTCAACGAAACGTGTCAGATGTGTACCAGCGGCCATTCGAGAAGGTCGTTGCGGAGCTTCGAAGCGACGCCGAACGCGGTTTGAGTGAAGGCGAGACACAAGCAAGGCGAGCACGCTACGGCAGCAACGAGTTGACGGCGGAAAAACCGGTACCTGCCTGGAGGAAGTTTCTCGCCCAGTTTCAGGATGTGCTCGTCATCCTGCTCCTGATTGCGACTGCCATCTCTGGCGCGCTCTGGCTGTATGAACGCGAATCTGCCCTGCCTTACGAAGCGATCACGATTTTTGCTGTCGTTCTGCTCAACGCGGTAATGGGTTATATCCAGGAATCGCGAGCGGAGTCTGCAGTGGCGGCCCTGCGCCAGATGGCAGCGGCACACGCGAATGTGGTGCGCGACGGCGAGCAGCGCGAGATTCCGGCCACAGAGGTGGTACCCGGCGACATCATTCTCGTCGCAGAAGGCGACACGATTCCCGCAGATGCCCGGTTAATCCAATCCACAGCATTACAAACAGCCGAAGCAGCTTTGACTGGCGAGAGCTTACCGGCCTCGAAGGACGTGGATCCGATTCCCGAGCAAGCGGGCATTGGCGACCGCGACAACATGGTCTTCAGTGGCACCACCGCCACCTACGGACACGGGCGTGCCGTGGTCGTCGCAACCGGCATGAACACCGAGATGGGTCATATCGCCGGCATGCTGAAAGAAGTTCCGGACGAGACGACGCCGCTGCAGAAGGAACTGGACCGGGTCGGAAAGTTGTTGGGAGTGATCGTGGTGATCATTGCAGCCGTGATGATCGCGACCATCATTCTCGTTGAGCACGTGACAGGGTTCTCAGCAATCTTCGAGGTACTCATTCTCGGGGTAGCGCTCGCCGTCGCGGCTGTGCCGGAGGGACTGCCGGCGGTTGTGACAGTCGTACTCTCGATCGGAGTTCAGCGCATGGCGCGCAGGAACGCGATCGTTCGCCATCTCGCGGCGGTGGAAACGCTCGGATCGGCGAATGTCATCGCATCCGATAAGACAGGCACGCTGACGAAGAATGAAATGACGGTGCGAGTGGTCGTTACGGCCTCCGGTCGTGTGGACATCGAGGGCACCGGCTATGCTCCGGAAGGCGAGGTAACGCGGAATGGAGGAGGAGCCGTCGACGGTGATCTCCGCCTCGAGTTGGACCGGGTGCTTGCGGCTGCCGACCGCGCCAATAACGCAGTTCTACAGGAGCACGACGGCCGGTGGACGGTACAAGGCGATCCGACCGAGGGTGCTCTCGTTGTCGCCGCTCGCAAAGCCGGGTTGGAAGCCGAGGCTCTGGCCGCGCGCTTTGAACGCATCGGCGAGATTCCATTTTCCTCAGAGCGCAAGCTGATGAGCACGATTCACACAGACGCGGAGAGGAAAGACCGTGTGCTCGTTTTCACAAAAGGCGCCCCCGACATTCTCCTCTCGCGATGCTCACAGGAACTCGCCGGAGAACATCTCAGGCCCTTGAACGATGAGCGTCGCAAGGAAATTCTGAGCATCAATGAAGAACTAGCCGGGCGCGCGTTGCGGACGCTGGGAGTTGCGTTTCGGCCTATGCCCGCCGATACGGAAGCCGAGCAACTCGACAGCAGGGTTGAGCGCGACCTGGTCTTTGCCGGATTGATTGGGATGATTGACCCGCCGCGCGAAGAGGCGAAAGACGCTGTCGCTCGCGCTAAAGGCGCTGGAATACGTCCAATGATGATCACGGGAGATCATCCGAAGACGGCGCAGGTGATCGCTCGCGAATTAGGCATCGTGCGCGATGACCGGGCCGTCACAGGTGCGGCACTCGAAACCATGTCCGATGATTCGCTTGCGCGGACCGTCAAGCACACAGCCGTCTATGCGCGAGTAAACCCCGAGCACAAACTGCGAATCGTGAAGGCGTTGCGGGCAGGCGCAGCGGTCGTAGCCATGACCGGAGATGGGGTCAATGATGCGCCCGCTCTAAAGACGGCGGACATCGGGGTCGCGATGGGGATTACAGGCACTGACGTTTCCAAGGAAGCGGCCGACATGATTCTGGCAGATGACAATTTCGCGACTATCGTTGCAGCTGTCGAAGCAGGCCGTTCAATCTTTTTAAACATCAGAAAGTTTTTGCGTTACTTGCTCTCGTCGAATATCGGCGAAGTAATGACCATGTTCTTCGGCGTCATTCTGGCGAAGTTTATCGGGTTGCGCGCGGATGAGAACGCTGTCGTTCTCCCGTTGCTGGCTACGCAGCTTTTGTGGATCAATCTCGTTACCGACGGTGCGCCCGCGCTGGCGTTGGGCGTTGACCCGGCCGATCCAGAAGTGATGAACAGGCCTCCCCGCCCAGTCGAAGAACGCGTGATCACGAAACCCATGTGGCGGGGCATCTTTTTCGTCGGCGCAGTAATGGCCGCCGGGACGTTGCTCATCCTGGATGCGTCTTTGCCGGGAGGGCTGATAGAGGGCTCCGGCACTATGAACTATGCGCAAACAATGGCTTTCACGACACTGATGATTTTCCAGTTATTCAACGTCTTCAATGCTCGTTCCGACAAAGAGAGCGCATTCCGGGGAATCTTCAGAAACCATTGGGTATGGCTGGCAATTGCATTGTCGCTGACGCTGCAAGTGGCGGTAGTTTACGTGCCGTTTCTGCAGCGCGCCTTTTCGACATCGAGCCTGAACCTCGGCGATTGGGTGCGCTGCGCAATGGTCGCAAGCTCGGTATTGTGGCTGCGCGAGATAAGCAAAGCGGTTACGCGAGCGATGAACAAGAGAGCAGCGTAA
- a CDS encoding VIT family protein codes for MQVRHREQHKTGRIGWLRAAVMGANDGIVSTASLVVGIAAANSRRSEILLAGVAGLVSGALSMAAGEYVSVSSQADTERADIALERKELQTQRSSEEKELAAIYVQRGLQPELAKIVALQLMAKDALAAHARDEIGLSENLLARPLQAALASAATFSVGAALPILTAILVSQARILFAVSGVSLICLAGMGALAARSGGASPWVGAGRVSFWGALAMAATAAIGTLFGTFGSS; via the coding sequence GTGCAAGTGCGGCATCGTGAACAACACAAGACAGGACGGATCGGCTGGCTTCGTGCCGCGGTGATGGGCGCAAATGATGGGATTGTCTCTACGGCAAGCCTTGTCGTAGGGATCGCAGCGGCCAACTCGCGCCGATCTGAAATCTTGCTCGCGGGCGTAGCCGGGCTGGTGTCTGGGGCGCTCTCCATGGCTGCTGGGGAGTACGTGTCTGTCAGTTCCCAGGCCGATACGGAACGTGCGGATATTGCTCTCGAGCGGAAAGAACTACAGACGCAACGGTCCAGCGAAGAAAAAGAGCTTGCCGCAATCTACGTGCAGCGTGGACTGCAGCCGGAGCTGGCAAAAATAGTGGCTCTGCAATTGATGGCTAAAGACGCGCTTGCGGCCCACGCTCGTGACGAGATTGGTCTTTCGGAAAATCTGCTTGCCCGTCCCCTACAGGCTGCGCTGGCATCGGCAGCAACATTTTCGGTGGGAGCAGCCTTGCCGATTCTGACGGCGATCTTGGTTTCCCAGGCGAGGATTCTGTTCGCCGTTTCAGGAGTGTCGTTAATTTGCCTTGCCGGAATGGGCGCACTCGCGGCCCGTTCAGGAGGCGCTTCCCCGTGGGTTGGCGCCGGACGGGTCTCGTTCTGGGGCGCATTAGCGATGGCCGCCACAGCGGCAATCGGTACACTGTTCGGAACTTTCGGGTCGTCATAA
- a CDS encoding DUF4920 domain-containing protein: MKRASIQRVFVFVTVFILGLTAWAGETKLGNPLKLKETVSIKKLVVHRDQYAGKDVQVKGKVTEVCQKAGCWMVVMDDKGNAVKIKVKDGEIVFPKDAAGKMATVEGKFVKTERTREEAIQQAKHEAEEKKLPFDESKAKIETVTYQIQATGAVISD, from the coding sequence GTGAAGAGAGCATCAATACAACGTGTCTTTGTGTTTGTTACGGTTTTCATTCTGGGGCTTACGGCATGGGCCGGCGAGACCAAACTTGGCAACCCTCTAAAGCTGAAGGAAACGGTCAGCATTAAGAAGCTCGTTGTACACCGCGACCAGTACGCTGGTAAGGACGTGCAGGTGAAGGGCAAAGTGACGGAGGTCTGCCAAAAAGCGGGTTGCTGGATGGTCGTCATGGACGATAAAGGCAACGCAGTGAAAATCAAAGTCAAAGACGGTGAGATTGTTTTCCCGAAAGACGCAGCCGGCAAGATGGCGACCGTGGAGGGGAAATTCGTCAAGACTGAACGGACACGCGAAGAGGCCATTCAACAGGCAAAGCACGAGGCAGAAGAAAAGAAGCTTCCATTCGACGAATCTAAAGCGAAGATTGAAACGGTTACCTACCAGATACAGGCAACGGGCGCGGTGATTTCGGACTGA